One window of the Triticum dicoccoides isolate Atlit2015 ecotype Zavitan chromosome 3B, WEW_v2.0, whole genome shotgun sequence genome contains the following:
- the LOC119282266 gene encoding ribosomal protein S4, mitochondrial-like, whose product MPALRFKTCRLLPGNVRNRELSLIQRHILRRLRNKRRSIKRNLSRRENRNSNIKSQTTRKLSLYYGDLPIREMHRGRQRTSYIPFLLNQETRSDVIPVHLHFSDTLPQARQPISHRRFCLNNGLVTITHLKVSHGDLISFKENDARTRGFEIRRSFYIDISVGKIIGKFLSAISVGKRRGKFLPARIWRRTKKEWFRLLTTQRGCRLLLKSKELQKLRSYMQEEDFERTKKFGSAKVCLGSSFAEHNRMKRNLFHFKYFFLLKRGKDKNRNLPTRTISPFVEKSSLYSNSTYCSGYPFTRKIRIKRIELPTHYSEVNHRTLKAVVSYGPNIGHIPHDIRLKDPNLPLQSGNGRGQNI is encoded by the coding sequence ATGCCAGCATTAAGATTTAAAACGTGTCGTCTACTTCCAGGAAATGTTCGGAACAGAGAACTTTCTCTAATCCAACGCCATATTCTCCGAAGATTGAGGAACAAGAGGAGATCCATTAAAAGAAATCTTTCTCGGAGAGAAAATCGAAACAGTAACATCAAATCACAAACTACACGAAAGTTGTCTCTTTATTATGGGGATTTACCCATAAGGGAGATGCACAGAGGAAGACAACGAACTTCATATATCCCTTTTTTACTCAATCAAGAAACAAGATCGGACGTGATTCCGGTTCATCTCCATTTTAGTGACACTCTTCCTCAAGCAAGGCAGCCGATAAGTCATCGAAGGTTTTGTTTGAATAATGGACTGGTAACCATTACTCATTTGAAAGTTTCCCACGGTGATCTAATATCTTTTAAAGAAAATGACGCGAGAACCCGCGGTTTTGAAATAAGGAGATCTTTCTATATCGACATATCAGTTGGAAAAATCATAGGCAAATTCCTATCTGCCATATCAGTTGGAAAAAGAAGAGGCAAATTCCTACCGGCCAGAATCTGGAGAAGAACAAAAAAAGAATGGTTCCGCTTACTCACAACTCAGAGGGGATGCCGCTTACTACTCAAATCCAAGGAATTGCAAAAGTTGCGTTCTTATATGCAAGAAGAAGACTTTGAAAGAACAAAGAAGTTTGGATCCGCAAAAGTATGCTTAGGCAGTTCCTTCGCTGAACACAACAGAATGAAGAGGAATTTGTTTCATTTCAAATACTTCTTCTTATTGAAAAGAGGGAAGGACAAAAACCGAAATCTTCCTACTCGAACAATAAGTCCTTTTGTAGAAAAGTCTTCTTTATATAGTAATTCAACCTATTGCTCCGGATACCCATTTACTAGGAAGATAagaatcaaaaggatcgaactacctACTCATTATTCGGAGGTGAATCATAGAACACTAAAAGCTGTGGTATCTTATGGACCTAACATAGGTCACATCCCTCACGACATA